A genomic segment from Flavobacterium litorale encodes:
- a CDS encoding FkbM family methyltransferase, protein MRRLKILFYWMFINKNNVSFTELIQFLVKPKIGTLAKKYLDTIVEKEDYEVSFKGTDKILYWPKTFPLNRLDQVICETFDTSDWHYYQKEHTPIEQGEILLDIGTAEGLLSLLEVDKCKHIYMIEPGVGFYKIIQKTFAPYKDKVSIFNTAVGDEDSEILFSEDSLDGRVAEGNEANAQKITLRKIDTLLSNNEKITYLKADIEGFEEEMLRGAEQTIKRNKPKIAITTYHEQNDPKDIINIIKGFVPEYNYYVKGIYEKTPKPVLIHFWI, encoded by the coding sequence ATGAGAAGATTAAAAATTCTTTTTTATTGGATGTTCATCAACAAAAACAATGTTAGCTTTACCGAGTTAATCCAGTTTTTAGTAAAGCCAAAAATTGGTACTCTTGCCAAAAAATATCTTGATACTATTGTAGAAAAAGAAGACTATGAAGTTTCCTTTAAAGGAACAGATAAAATACTTTATTGGCCAAAAACATTTCCATTAAATAGGCTCGACCAAGTAATATGCGAAACGTTTGATACTTCGGATTGGCATTACTACCAAAAAGAACATACACCTATTGAGCAGGGCGAAATACTGCTGGATATTGGTACCGCCGAAGGTTTATTATCGCTTTTAGAAGTTGATAAATGCAAGCATATTTACATGATAGAACCTGGAGTAGGTTTTTATAAAATAATCCAAAAAACATTTGCCCCTTACAAGGATAAAGTTTCTATTTTTAATACCGCTGTGGGTGATGAGGATAGTGAAATACTGTTTAGCGAAGATTCGCTTGATGGTAGGGTTGCCGAAGGTAACGAAGCAAATGCTCAGAAAATAACACTCCGAAAAATAGATACGCTACTATCCAACAACGAAAAAATCACTTATTTAAAAGCCGATATAGAAGGTTTTGAAGAAGAAATGCTACGCGGTGCCGAGCAAACCATTAAACGCAACAAGCCAAAAATAGCAATAACAACGTATCATGAGCAGAACGACCCTAAAGACATTATTAATATTATAAAAGGTTTTGTACCCGAATACAACTATTACGTTAAAGGCATTTACGAAAAAACACCAAAACCAGTACTAATTCATTTCTGGATATAA
- a CDS encoding glycosyltransferase family 2 protein, with protein MKPELSVIIVNYNGLQYLKGCFDSLHDKLQGINHEIVVIDNNSKDNSCAYIKQHYPEVVLIESKENHGFGKGNNEAVKHAKGEYILLLNNDTILQDNLLPVLKHIKADATIGAVGIKMVSGTKEYLLSVGKFPDFLGVLKIKNMSKVGTDLVAANFTKNSYDVDWISGSFLLMPKKVYDEVGGFDEKYFMYVEDVDLCREICNKGYRRVFLPNYSYVHFVGFNKSKNPLLLQGLKTYINKHYSGLAAIKLKLALTINATVKRFKNIFNLD; from the coding sequence ATGAAACCAGAGCTCTCGGTAATAATAGTTAACTACAATGGTTTACAATACCTTAAAGGCTGTTTCGATTCTTTACACGATAAGCTACAGGGTATAAACCATGAAATTGTTGTTATAGATAACAACTCTAAGGATAATAGTTGTGCTTACATTAAACAACACTATCCTGAGGTTGTATTAATAGAGAGTAAAGAAAATCATGGTTTTGGTAAGGGCAACAACGAGGCGGTAAAACATGCCAAAGGCGAATATATACTCTTACTTAATAACGATACCATATTACAAGATAACTTGCTACCTGTTTTAAAGCACATAAAAGCAGATGCGACTATTGGAGCAGTGGGTATAAAAATGGTATCGGGTACTAAAGAGTATTTACTATCTGTAGGGAAATTCCCCGATTTTTTAGGCGTACTAAAAATAAAAAACATGAGTAAAGTAGGTACAGATTTAGTAGCAGCCAACTTTACTAAAAATAGTTATGATGTAGATTGGATAAGCGGATCGTTTTTACTGATGCCTAAAAAAGTATACGATGAAGTAGGTGGTTTTGATGAAAAGTACTTTATGTATGTAGAGGATGTAGATTTGTGTCGTGAAATATGTAATAAAGGCTATAGGCGTGTATTTTTGCCCAATTACAGCTACGTGCACTTTGTAGGTTTTAATAAAAGCAAAAACCCGTTACTGTTGCAAGGACTCAAAACATATATTAACAAACATTATTCAGGATTAGCAGCTATAAAATTAAAATTAGCGTTAACAATAAATGCCACAGTTAAACGATTTAAAAATATCTTTAATTTGGATTAA
- a CDS encoding O-antigen ligase family protein, protein MKLKPETIYAPLFILLLLVQLYLPSFKVNLAIQIVVLMVFCFMENATLSKKMIGQVGILLAILLLGFIGTLLHKYNGYNVIKDVFHFIKPVVGILIGYLFFRRIDNFRVFVRIIVIAGVISALIHFYILFFKVNLMSGSVARIRHFTRDNFLELFSIFFLVFYRKYEGKQLFSNIIFRAFAFVLLLFSSMLYLSRTMIVMAIILLITVYGYTKITKKTLAVAGVGIAGIALLFVYLNNANIRRGKPGLEGFLYKVKMAPEEIFVTNINRDDHRDLWDHWRGYEAMRAYALMKRNPSSFIVGTGHGSLVNLKFYAPLSGTPEGLRYISELHNGYMYVFYKIGAIGILLYLFILLRWYSYIYKRKTFANVFVSGIGAVYIFSSITITGLFNGRDVIIFILGGLLYYSAKANNTPKAIDVAL, encoded by the coding sequence ATGAAACTGAAGCCAGAAACAATATACGCACCGCTATTTATACTACTATTACTAGTACAGCTTTACTTACCATCGTTTAAGGTAAACTTAGCAATACAAATAGTGGTTTTAATGGTGTTTTGTTTTATGGAAAATGCTACGCTATCTAAAAAAATGATTGGTCAGGTAGGCATCTTACTAGCCATACTATTACTGGGCTTTATTGGTACGCTACTCCACAAGTACAACGGGTATAATGTAATTAAAGATGTATTTCACTTTATAAAACCAGTAGTAGGCATCCTTATAGGCTATTTGTTTTTTAGAAGAATAGATAACTTTAGGGTATTTGTACGAATTATTGTAATTGCGGGCGTTATATCGGCACTCATACATTTTTACATATTATTTTTTAAAGTAAACCTTATGAGTGGCTCTGTAGCAAGAATACGCCACTTTACACGCGATAATTTTTTAGAGCTGTTCTCTATTTTCTTTTTAGTGTTTTACAGGAAATACGAGGGCAAACAACTTTTTAGCAATATTATTTTTAGGGCTTTTGCATTTGTACTATTATTATTTTCCAGTATGCTGTACTTATCCCGAACAATGATAGTTATGGCTATAATACTACTCATTACCGTGTACGGATACACAAAAATTACCAAAAAAACACTAGCTGTAGCAGGGGTTGGTATTGCGGGTATAGCTTTATTGTTTGTGTATTTAAATAATGCTAACATACGTAGGGGAAAACCAGGGTTAGAAGGCTTTTTGTACAAAGTAAAAATGGCACCCGAAGAGATATTTGTTACCAACATAAACCGAGACGACCACCGCGATTTATGGGACCACTGGCGCGGTTATGAGGCTATGCGAGCCTATGCCTTAATGAAACGAAACCCCTCTAGCTTTATAGTAGGTACAGGGCACGGATCGTTAGTTAATTTGAAATTTTATGCACCCCTATCGGGTACCCCCGAGGGGTTACGATACATCTCGGAATTGCACAATGGCTATATGTATGTTTTTTACAAGATAGGTGCAATAGGCATACTACTATACCTGTTTATATTGCTCCGTTGGTACAGTTATATTTATAAACGCAAAACGTTTGCAAATGTATTTGTATCGGGCATTGGGGCAGTATATATTTTCTCCTCAATTACTATTACAGGGCTGTTTAATGGTCGCGACGTAATAATATTTATTTTAGGAGGGTTACTGTATTATTCTGCTAAGGCTAATAACACACCTAAGGCAATAGATGTTGCTTTATAA
- the wecB gene encoding non-hydrolyzing UDP-N-acetylglucosamine 2-epimerase produces MKKILFLFGTRPEAIKMAPLIRLFSQTSQFTVRVGITAQHREMLDQVLDFFEITTDYDLNVMVPNQTLHGLTATLIARITEDILLKEKFDLVFVQGDTTTVLAASLAAFYQKIQIAHIEAGLRSHDMHSPFPEEMNRALTTKLASFHFCPTEHAKQNLLQEGVTKNIYVTGNTVIDALLLGIKKVDTTALLKDFSTIDFSKKIILVTCHRRENFGAPFAAICKALVAIADKYKDSVEILYPVHPNPNVKAAAHELLVRDNIKLLKPLGYNELIWMMDKSSFILTDSGGIQEEAPSLGKPILVMREVTERTEGVAAGTAILVGADTEKIINEASALLDDANHYNSIAAATNPYGDGKASEKVVKVIKQHLLP; encoded by the coding sequence ATGAAGAAGATTTTATTTCTTTTCGGAACTAGACCTGAAGCCATAAAAATGGCACCTTTAATTAGGCTTTTTTCGCAAACAAGTCAATTTACCGTACGAGTAGGCATTACTGCACAACATAGAGAAATGCTGGACCAAGTACTGGACTTTTTTGAGATTACTACCGATTATGATTTAAACGTGATGGTGCCCAACCAAACACTGCACGGACTTACTGCAACACTTATAGCACGAATTACAGAAGATATTCTTTTAAAAGAGAAGTTTGATTTGGTTTTTGTGCAAGGCGATACTACTACAGTATTAGCTGCATCATTAGCCGCATTTTATCAGAAAATACAAATTGCTCATATCGAGGCAGGGCTTCGTAGCCACGATATGCACTCGCCTTTTCCTGAAGAAATGAATAGGGCATTAACAACCAAACTCGCATCCTTTCATTTTTGCCCTACTGAGCATGCCAAACAGAATTTACTGCAAGAGGGTGTAACCAAAAACATTTACGTTACAGGTAATACGGTTATAGATGCGTTACTTTTGGGCATTAAAAAAGTTGATACTACTGCATTATTAAAAGATTTTAGCACTATTGATTTTAGTAAAAAAATTATTTTAGTTACCTGCCACCGTAGGGAAAACTTTGGTGCTCCTTTTGCAGCTATATGTAAGGCTTTGGTTGCCATTGCCGATAAGTATAAGGATAGTGTAGAGATACTATACCCCGTACACCCTAACCCTAATGTAAAAGCTGCCGCACACGAGCTTTTGGTACGAGATAACATAAAACTATTAAAACCACTAGGGTATAACGAGCTTATATGGATGATGGATAAAAGTAGTTTTATATTAACTGACTCTGGTGGCATACAAGAAGAAGCTCCGAGCCTTGGTAAACCAATATTAGTAATGCGCGAAGTTACGGAGCGTACAGAAGGTGTAGCCGCTGGTACTGCCATACTGGTAGGTGCTGATACTGAAAAAATTATAAATGAAGCGTCTGCTTTATTAGATGATGCCAACCACTACAATAGTATTGCTGCCGCTACTAACCCTTATGGAGATGGAAAAGCAAGTGAAAAGGTTGTTAAGGTTATAAAGCAACATCTATTGCCTTAG
- a CDS encoding glycosyltransferase family 4 protein: protein MKVLFQSRVNLYEAPGGDLVQMEKTKKYLEKLGVTVAISLEAEPDLTDYDLVHLFNLMEPQDIYIQMLNAKRQNKKIVLSTIYGLYTEFERKERGGLFQKIANVISPYQIGYIKALVKAMAARNVHKGVYKMLFKGYYAMMKEVTANTAVFLPNSHSEMKRVAKEFKIKNPRYVSIPNAIDKEVFKLDDKPLKYSEYKDCILCAARIEGRKGSLKLVRAMKDLPYTLVLVGKESVNQKEFVAQVHAEAGDNVVFLGPVPHEDLRDLYAQARVHALTSWMETPGLSSLEAAAMGCNIVATKKGDAYDYLGDYAYYCDPADSDSIKQAIEKAYNAPVDPKLREMILEKYTWEKTADATLKSYKMALGHEQ from the coding sequence ATGAAAGTACTTTTTCAGTCCAGAGTAAACCTATACGAAGCACCAGGGGGTGATTTGGTGCAAATGGAAAAAACGAAAAAATATCTTGAAAAATTAGGTGTTACAGTAGCGATATCTTTAGAGGCAGAGCCAGATTTAACCGATTACGATTTGGTTCATCTTTTTAACTTAATGGAGCCGCAGGATATTTATATACAAATGCTTAATGCTAAAAGGCAGAATAAAAAAATAGTACTTTCTACCATTTACGGATTGTATACTGAGTTTGAACGCAAGGAGCGTGGCGGACTTTTCCAGAAAATTGCAAATGTAATTTCGCCCTATCAAATAGGGTATATTAAAGCCCTAGTAAAAGCAATGGCAGCCCGTAACGTGCATAAAGGCGTTTACAAAATGCTGTTTAAAGGCTATTATGCCATGATGAAAGAAGTTACAGCTAATACTGCTGTATTTTTGCCAAATTCTCACTCCGAAATGAAGCGCGTAGCAAAGGAGTTTAAAATTAAAAATCCTCGTTATGTAAGCATACCCAATGCTATTGATAAAGAGGTTTTTAAGTTAGATGATAAACCTTTGAAATACTCGGAATATAAGGATTGTATTTTGTGTGCAGCACGAATAGAGGGCAGAAAGGGCTCGTTAAAATTAGTACGAGCCATGAAAGATTTGCCATACACATTGGTACTTGTAGGAAAAGAATCGGTTAACCAAAAAGAATTCGTAGCACAAGTGCATGCAGAAGCGGGCGATAACGTAGTGTTTTTAGGACCTGTACCACACGAAGATTTAAGAGATTTGTACGCACAGGCACGTGTACATGCCCTTACCAGTTGGATGGAAACACCTGGACTATCGTCGTTAGAGGCTGCTGCTATGGGTTGTAATATTGTTGCAACCAAAAAAGGCGATGCTTACGATTATCTTGGCGATTATGCTTATTACTGCGACCCTGCCGATTCTGATTCTATAAAACAAGCAATAGAAAAGGCATACAATGCTCCTGTAGACCCTAAATTACGCGAAATGATATTGGAGAAGTACACTTGGGAAAAAACAGCCGATGCTACCCTAAAAAGCTATAAAATGGCACTAGGGCACGAGCAATAA
- a CDS encoding DUF1972 domain-containing protein codes for MKIAILGTRGIPNYYGGFEQFAEFFSVYLVKKGHEVYVYNSHNHPYQEKTFHGANIIHCYDPEYKMGTAGQFIYDYNCIMDSRKRNFDVILQLGYTSNSVWCFLLPKKPVIITNMDGLEWKRSKYSRPVQQFLKFAERLAAVSSDYLVADSLGIQAFLKKQYKKDSEYIAYGATVFTNPNEAILEEYGLKKHGYNMIMARFEPENNIDMVLEGVAKANDNTPILVIGNHKTKHGNYLTEKYSAYKKIKFMGALYNLEHLDNLRFFSKIYFHGHSVGGTNPSLLEAMASGALIAAHNNAFNKGVLQDNAFYFANPDEVMYLLEHLDKTAHKEIIQNNTQAIQNDFNWEKINGKYLQFFEACFAKKNRTHAG; via the coding sequence ATGAAAATTGCCATTTTAGGAACAAGGGGGATACCTAATTATTACGGAGGTTTTGAACAGTTTGCCGAATTTTTTTCGGTGTACCTTGTTAAAAAAGGGCATGAGGTGTATGTATACAATTCGCATAACCATCCGTATCAGGAAAAAACATTTCACGGCGCCAATATTATACATTGTTACGACCCCGAGTACAAAATGGGTACGGCGGGGCAGTTTATTTACGACTATAATTGTATAATGGACAGCAGAAAGCGCAATTTTGATGTTATACTGCAATTGGGCTATACCAGTAACTCTGTTTGGTGTTTTCTTTTACCTAAAAAGCCTGTAATTATTACCAACATGGACGGTTTGGAGTGGAAACGCTCTAAATATTCCAGACCTGTACAGCAATTTTTAAAATTCGCCGAAAGGCTTGCAGCGGTTAGTAGTGATTATTTGGTGGCAGACTCTTTAGGGATACAAGCGTTTTTAAAAAAACAGTATAAAAAGGACTCCGAATACATTGCCTATGGTGCTACGGTGTTTACAAACCCTAACGAAGCAATACTGGAAGAGTACGGTTTAAAAAAGCATGGCTATAACATGATTATGGCACGCTTTGAACCCGAAAACAATATAGATATGGTACTGGAGGGGGTAGCAAAAGCTAACGACAATACTCCAATATTGGTTATAGGCAACCACAAAACAAAACATGGTAACTACCTTACCGAAAAGTACAGTGCCTACAAAAAAATTAAATTTATGGGTGCGTTGTATAACCTAGAGCATCTGGATAATTTGCGCTTCTTCTCTAAAATATATTTCCATGGGCACTCTGTGGGAGGTACAAACCCATCGTTATTGGAGGCAATGGCATCGGGGGCGTTAATAGCAGCTCACAATAATGCGTTTAACAAAGGCGTTTTACAGGATAATGCGTTTTATTTTGCAAATCCAGATGAGGTAATGTACCTATTGGAGCATTTGGATAAAACAGCACACAAAGAAATTATACAAAACAATACACAAGCAATACAAAACGACTTTAACTGGGAAAAAATAAATGGCAAATATTTACAATTTTTCGAGGCATGCTTTGCTAAAAAGAATAGGACTCACGCCGGGTAA
- a CDS encoding O-antigen ligase family protein: MLVFFISAALLTIPLAYVYNSITLILFVLYTFLSFSNKNIKLRLPLLPVMLLFLLMAVSLTWSVDPKSTLKALGREAPLLFIPLAFCFNQPLSRKALLKVLENYSLGITVFALFLLGRALFRYNDGASADVFFYHELATNDINAIYLSVLVSTALMYVLCKKRKTVFGYFLLVFLLVFLFLLSSKVIIITNVLLIALYYIFYSGLTVRGRIAALVMLMGITVAIGYYGKIKERIAAEFTYSEANPMEEGVHKVTLKEAWTRTDFNANDYLNGTAFRVYQVRVFTEMLDEDPVLFTGYGLNASCYKVEEQGMEHNLVHGSEDGIVYNKLNFHNQYVQAFADLGVFGFLLVVIMLLVNLKNGFKKKDFVHIAFGIVMISLFLTESFLWRQRGVVFFTMFYCIFNTALLTGITDKK, from the coding sequence ATGCTTGTTTTTTTCATTTCGGCAGCGTTGTTAACCATACCGCTGGCGTATGTGTACAACAGTATTACGCTTATTCTGTTTGTACTGTATACCTTTTTATCATTTAGTAATAAAAACATAAAGTTACGGTTGCCGCTACTGCCTGTAATGCTACTTTTTTTACTTATGGCAGTATCGCTCACATGGTCGGTAGATCCTAAGAGTACCCTAAAAGCATTGGGCAGGGAAGCCCCTTTATTATTTATTCCGCTGGCGTTTTGTTTTAACCAGCCACTATCGCGCAAAGCGCTATTAAAAGTACTGGAAAACTATAGTTTAGGGATTACGGTATTTGCATTATTCCTGTTAGGCAGGGCTTTATTCCGCTATAACGATGGCGCAAGTGCCGATGTCTTTTTTTATCACGAATTAGCCACTAACGATATTAATGCCATATACCTGTCGGTACTTGTATCTACAGCATTAATGTATGTTTTATGCAAAAAACGAAAAACCGTTTTTGGGTACTTTTTACTCGTTTTCCTACTGGTTTTTCTGTTTCTGCTATCTTCAAAAGTCATTATTATTACCAACGTACTGCTCATAGCCCTATACTATATTTTTTATTCGGGTTTAACGGTTAGGGGGCGTATTGCCGCACTAGTAATGCTAATGGGTATTACTGTGGCAATTGGGTACTATGGTAAAATAAAAGAGCGCATTGCTGCCGAGTTTACCTACAGCGAAGCCAACCCAATGGAGGAGGGGGTACACAAGGTTACCTTAAAAGAGGCTTGGACACGAACCGATTTTAACGCTAACGATTATTTAAATGGTACAGCATTTAGGGTATACCAAGTAAGGGTATTTACCGAGATGTTGGATGAGGATCCTGTATTGTTTACAGGCTATGGGCTTAATGCATCGTGTTATAAAGTAGAGGAACAGGGTATGGAGCATAATTTAGTACACGGCTCTGAAGATGGTATAGTTTACAACAAACTCAACTTCCATAACCAGTATGTACAAGCATTTGCCGATTTGGGTGTTTTTGGGTTTTTACTCGTGGTAATTATGCTGTTGGTTAATCTTAAAAATGGTTTTAAAAAGAAAGATTTTGTGCATATTGCTTTTGGAATTGTTATGATAAGTTTATTTTTGACGGAATCATTCCTGTGGAGGCAAAGAGGGGTAGTTTTCTTTACCATGTTTTACTGCATTTTTAATACCGCTTTGCTAACAGGCATTACAGACAAAAAATAG
- a CDS encoding UDP-glucuronic acid decarboxylase family protein gives MKRILITGAAGFLGSHLCDRFIKEGYYVMGMDNLITGDLKNIQHLFKLENFEFYHHDVTKFVSIPDKLDYILHFASPASPIDYLKIPIQTLKVGSLGTHNLLGLARVKGAKILIASTSEVYGDPLVHPQTEDYYGNVNTIGPRGVYDEAKRFQESITMAYHTFHNVDVRIVRIFNTYGPRMRLNDGRVIPAFIGQALRGEDLTVFGDGMQTRSFCYVDDQVEGIYRLLHSDYVYPVNIGNPDEITIKDFAEEIIKLTGTDQKIVYKPLPKDDPLQRQPNIDKAREILGWEPKVGREEGMKITYDYFKSLSKEELLKEDHKDFSGFIH, from the coding sequence ATGAAAAGAATACTTATAACGGGAGCGGCGGGCTTTTTAGGCTCACACCTTTGCGACAGGTTTATTAAGGAAGGATATTACGTTATGGGTATGGATAACCTTATTACGGGCGACCTTAAGAATATACAGCACCTTTTTAAGCTCGAAAATTTTGAGTTTTACCACCACGATGTAACCAAATTTGTAAGTATTCCAGATAAATTAGATTATATACTGCATTTTGCATCGCCAGCAAGCCCTATAGATTATTTAAAAATACCCATACAAACCTTAAAAGTAGGCTCGTTAGGAACACACAATTTACTTGGTTTGGCACGTGTAAAAGGCGCAAAAATACTCATTGCATCAACATCAGAAGTGTATGGCGACCCGCTAGTACACCCACAAACCGAAGATTATTACGGTAATGTAAACACTATAGGACCGCGTGGTGTGTACGACGAAGCCAAGCGTTTCCAAGAGTCCATTACCATGGCATACCATACCTTTCATAACGTAGATGTACGCATTGTGCGCATATTTAATACTTACGGACCCAGAATGCGCCTTAACGACGGTAGGGTAATACCTGCCTTTATTGGGCAAGCCTTGCGTGGCGAAGACCTTACGGTGTTTGGCGATGGTATGCAAACACGCTCGTTTTGTTACGTAGACGACCAAGTAGAGGGTATATACCGATTGTTACATTCCGATTACGTGTACCCTGTAAATATTGGTAATCCCGACGAAATAACCATTAAAGATTTTGCCGAAGAGATTATTAAACTTACAGGAACCGACCAAAAAATAGTATACAAACCATTACCTAAAGACGACCCTTTACAACGCCAACCCAATATTGATAAGGCTAGAGAAATATTAGGATGGGAGCCAAAAGTAGGGCGCGAAGAAGGAATGAAAATAACCTACGATTATTTTAAATCGTTATCTAAAGAAGAGCTGCTAAAAGAAGACCATAAAGATTTTTCAGGATTTATACATTAA
- a CDS encoding undecaprenyl-phosphate glucose phosphotransferase produces MISLGKGRYSKYLRPISILFDILVISTMYRFFFSALNVNNVHFTAYQLACWLIISYFSGFYEVYRYTTVVQILSKLFKQGVLFLLVIIAFFPFAKETLFSGQAIAKYMVTLFVTITVFKLLLFYYLKKYRIATGSNYRNVVIVGFTQQAINLKELFDTRVDYGYNFHGYFSDKKTNPQIVGKLSEIKQFTLANKIDDIYCSLNELNNQQVRDLVAFAENNNKTIKFIPDTKQILSKNLRIDYYESFPVLSLRKTPLHEPIAKIIKRAFDIVFSLLVIIFVLSWFTPLMALIIKLESKGPVFFMQSRPGINETEFFCYKFRSMRVNKTTEQSVVKNDPRVTRVGKFIRKTSLDELPQFINALKGQMSVVGPRPNLWLQNKQYSATIKKYGMRHYVKPGITGLAQVKGYRGEISTDEDMINRIKYDIFYIENWSLLLDLKIILQTVTNIIMGDEKAY; encoded by the coding sequence ATGATTTCATTAGGCAAAGGCAGGTACTCGAAATATTTACGACCCATTAGCATCCTATTCGATATACTTGTTATTAGTACAATGTATCGCTTCTTTTTTAGTGCCCTAAACGTAAACAATGTCCATTTCACGGCGTATCAGCTGGCATGCTGGTTAATTATATCCTACTTTTCAGGCTTTTACGAGGTATACCGTTATACTACCGTAGTGCAAATACTCTCCAAACTGTTTAAGCAAGGAGTACTGTTTTTACTAGTAATTATTGCGTTTTTCCCATTTGCTAAAGAAACCTTGTTTAGCGGGCAGGCAATAGCCAAATACATGGTAACCTTATTTGTTACTATAACTGTTTTTAAGCTGTTACTGTTTTACTACCTAAAAAAATACCGCATAGCCACAGGTAGCAATTACAGGAATGTAGTAATAGTTGGTTTTACCCAGCAAGCCATAAACCTTAAGGAGTTATTTGATACGAGAGTTGATTATGGCTATAATTTTCACGGCTATTTTTCAGATAAAAAAACAAACCCGCAAATAGTTGGTAAACTCAGCGAGATAAAACAATTTACACTCGCCAATAAAATAGATGATATTTATTGCTCATTAAACGAGCTGAACAACCAGCAAGTGCGCGACCTTGTAGCGTTTGCCGAAAACAATAACAAAACCATAAAGTTTATACCCGATACGAAGCAAATACTATCTAAAAACCTGCGTATAGACTATTATGAGTCATTCCCAGTACTATCGTTACGTAAAACACCACTACATGAGCCTATTGCCAAAATAATTAAAAGAGCTTTCGATATTGTTTTCTCATTGCTCGTAATTATATTCGTGCTATCGTGGTTTACACCCTTAATGGCACTCATTATAAAACTAGAATCCAAAGGACCTGTATTTTTTATGCAGAGCCGCCCTGGGATTAACGAAACCGAATTTTTCTGCTATAAATTCCGCTCCATGCGCGTTAACAAAACCACAGAGCAATCGGTAGTAAAAAATGACCCAAGGGTAACCCGAGTGGGTAAATTTATACGAAAAACCAGTTTAGATGAGCTTCCGCAATTCATCAACGCATTAAAAGGGCAAATGTCGGTAGTAGGACCACGCCCCAACCTATGGTTACAAAACAAGCAGTACAGTGCTACCATAAAAAAATATGGTATGCGCCACTATGTAAAACCAGGTATAACAGGGCTTGCACAAGTAAAAGGTTACCGCGGGGAGATTAGTACCGATGAAGATATGATTAACCGTATAAAATACGATATATTTTATATTGAGAATTGGTCGTTATTACTCGACTTAAAAATTATCCTACAAACCGTTACCAACATAATAATGGGCGACGAGAAGGCTTACTAA